A single Leptolyngbya ohadii IS1 DNA region contains:
- a CDS encoding peptidylprolyl isomerase: protein MSRTLAPLKRLPAVRPFLRRSGLTAISQLLKAGVSLVLLIGLLWSSGAMLPPVNLLGFEWNSVALALPPGNAITDGKALLRYALPIDNKPVRDLQVSLEGMSEALRGRRKVSAINRNLDTADRILNQKAGNLLASVPDQNKAEAEAAIDRLKAGVTEIRSAVEKQDKEAIWTGRAQLLDQVGQLEELMVAGFPFEVPEEYSSLPQLKGRATVEVQTTKGDMTLVVDGYNAPVTAGNFVDLVQRGFYDGLEFVRAEDFYVAQIGDPPGKEEGFVDPKTGKYRAVPLEIMVQGDKQPTYGVTLEEAGRYLDQPVLPFSAYGTLGMARPGEDNNGGSSQFFFFLFEPELTPAGLNLLDGRYAVFGYVTENKDVLDKIRAGDKIVSAKVVKGAENLVEPASA from the coding sequence ATGAGTAGAACGCTTGCCCCTCTCAAACGTCTTCCGGCTGTGCGTCCATTCCTGCGGCGCTCAGGCTTGACTGCTATCAGCCAATTGCTTAAAGCGGGCGTATCGCTGGTGCTGTTAATCGGTCTGCTCTGGAGCAGTGGAGCCATGCTGCCCCCGGTCAACCTGCTGGGCTTCGAGTGGAATTCTGTGGCGCTGGCACTGCCGCCTGGAAATGCGATTACCGATGGAAAGGCTTTGCTACGCTATGCTCTGCCGATCGACAATAAGCCCGTGCGCGATTTGCAGGTAAGTCTGGAAGGGATGTCGGAAGCGCTGCGGGGACGACGGAAGGTAAGCGCCATTAACCGCAACCTGGACACTGCCGATCGTATCCTGAACCAGAAGGCGGGTAATCTGCTGGCTAGCGTTCCCGACCAGAATAAAGCTGAGGCGGAAGCCGCGATCGATCGTTTGAAGGCGGGCGTTACCGAAATCCGATCGGCGGTCGAAAAGCAGGACAAGGAAGCGATCTGGACGGGGCGGGCACAGCTGCTCGATCAGGTCGGACAACTGGAAGAACTGATGGTGGCAGGCTTCCCCTTTGAAGTGCCGGAAGAGTATAGCAGCCTGCCGCAGCTGAAAGGGCGGGCAACCGTAGAAGTGCAGACGACGAAGGGCGATATGACCCTGGTGGTGGATGGCTACAACGCCCCCGTTACCGCCGGAAACTTTGTCGATCTGGTGCAGCGCGGCTTTTACGACGGCTTAGAATTCGTCCGTGCCGAGGACTTTTATGTGGCACAGATCGGCGATCCGCCTGGAAAGGAAGAAGGCTTTGTTGACCCCAAAACGGGCAAATATCGGGCAGTCCCGCTGGAGATTATGGTGCAGGGCGACAAGCAGCCTACCTATGGCGTAACGCTAGAGGAAGCCGGGCGCTATCTGGATCAGCCCGTACTGCCTTTCTCTGCCTATGGAACGCTGGGCATGGCAAGACCAGGAGAAGACAACAATGGTGGCTCTTCGCAGTTCTTCTTCTTCCTGTTTGAGCCGGAGCTGACTCCTGCCGGACTTAATCTGCTGGATGGTCGCTATGCCGTCTTTGGCTACGTGACGGAAAACAAGGATGTGCTGGACAAAATCCGCGCAGGCGACAAGATTGTTTCTGCGAAGGTGGTCAAAGGGGCAGAAAATCTGGTTGAGCCAGCGTCGGCTTAA
- the thiL gene encoding thiamine-phosphate kinase, whose amino-acid sequence MTEPMRVQDIGEQGLLQFLQSFCPPEIVGDDAALLSVTPGKSLVVTTDMLIDGVHFSNQTTSAADAGWRAVAANLSDLAAMGAEPIALTVGLSLPGSVTLDWVKQLYQGMTDCLQPYGTPIVGGDVCRSSVISLAITALGQVKPTEAIQRSIARPGDAILITGYHGLSRAGLELLLKPESGAGLETSAPHRLIKAHQRPNPRLDVVALLQNFRSQYADLRVAGMDSSDGLADAIVQICRASHVGAVIERNRIPVPPEFPDWISEAQAIEWMLYGGEDFELVLCLPIEVAEKLLSRLGEGAAIVGQITAEAAVLVQDENRTIELSLSKGFQHFSS is encoded by the coding sequence ATGACGGAACCTATGCGCGTTCAGGATATCGGCGAACAGGGACTCCTGCAATTTCTGCAAAGTTTCTGTCCGCCGGAAATTGTTGGCGATGATGCAGCGCTGCTGTCGGTGACGCCCGGAAAATCCCTGGTAGTGACGACCGATATGCTGATCGACGGCGTTCACTTTAGTAATCAAACGACCTCCGCCGCAGATGCGGGTTGGCGTGCCGTGGCAGCAAATTTGTCCGATCTTGCCGCAATGGGGGCAGAGCCGATCGCCCTCACCGTGGGACTCAGCCTGCCGGGAAGCGTCACTCTAGATTGGGTAAAGCAGCTTTACCAGGGCATGACCGACTGTTTGCAACCCTATGGCACCCCGATCGTGGGTGGAGACGTTTGCCGATCGTCTGTGATTAGTCTGGCAATTACTGCCCTAGGGCAGGTTAAACCGACTGAGGCAATCCAGCGATCGATTGCCCGACCAGGAGACGCAATTTTAATCACCGGATACCACGGACTTTCGAGAGCCGGACTGGAACTGTTGCTGAAACCAGAATCGGGTGCTGGTCTTGAGACGTCAGCCCCCCATCGGCTTATCAAAGCCCATCAGCGTCCAAACCCTCGGCTGGATGTTGTAGCTTTATTGCAGAACTTCCGCAGCCAGTATGCCGATTTACGAGTGGCAGGCATGGACAGCAGCGATGGTCTAGCGGATGCGATCGTCCAAATTTGTCGCGCCAGCCATGTAGGAGCCGTGATTGAACGGAATCGAATTCCCGTGCCACCAGAATTCCCTGACTGGATCAGCGAGGCTCAGGCAATCGAGTGGATGCTGTACGGCGGCGAAGACTTTGAACTGGTGCTGTGTTTACCGATCGAAGTGGCAGAAAAGCTTTTGTCCCGCTTAGGCGAAGGAGCAGCGATCGTAGGACAAATTACGGCTGAAGCAGCAGTATTAGTTCAAGACGAAAATCGCACGATTGAACTTTCCCTCAGCAAAGGGTTTCAGCACTTCTCATCCTGA
- a CDS encoding DUF2288 domain-containing protein, which translates to MQELREELEKMVDEAEWDWLIPHAQRDAIVLVDPALDLVDVGVAIANDNVSTVQEWILAEKLQKPSQQQLSDWGQDRSRRFNALIVQPYVLIQHQ; encoded by the coding sequence ATGCAAGAGCTTAGGGAAGAACTTGAAAAAATGGTAGACGAGGCAGAGTGGGATTGGCTGATTCCCCATGCCCAGCGGGATGCGATCGTCCTGGTTGATCCGGCTCTTGATCTCGTCGATGTCGGCGTTGCGATTGCTAACGATAATGTCTCCACCGTGCAGGAGTGGATTTTGGCGGAAAAGCTTCAAAAACCGTCTCAGCAGCAGCTATCCGATTGGGGACAAGATCGATCGCGCCGTTTCAATGCGCTGATTGTGCAGCCCTACGTTCTGATTCAGCATCAGTGA